A single region of the Miscanthus floridulus cultivar M001 unplaced genomic scaffold, ASM1932011v1 os_2018_1, whole genome shotgun sequence genome encodes:
- the LOC136534517 gene encoding beta-glucosidase-like SFR2, chloroplastic encodes MEVHSEHSFGSVTSSDPVAFRKCVKKNIHSESKSKRKPIVGVAHHVSFTRPYGLFDVAAVTLANSLTLFPYIDSICDKLDFIGINYYGQEVISGSGLKLVDNDEYSESGRGVYPDGLFRILIQFNERYKSLNIPFIITENGVSDEIDLIWKPYILEHLLAIYAAIIMGVPVLGYLFWTMSDNWEWADGYGPKFGLVAVGRANNLARKPRPSYYLFSKVIPDLSKLLYNL; translated from the exons ATGGAAGTTCACAGTGAACAT TCTTTTGGGTCAGTAACCTCATCTGATCCCGTTGCATTCAGAAAGTGCGTTAAAAAAAACATACATTCAGAAAG CAAAAGTAAAAGGAAGCCAATCGTTGGTGTCGCTCATCATGTATCGTTTACACGGCCCTATGGTCTATTTGATGTTGCTGCTGTCACACTGGCTAATTCATTGACCCTTTTCCCTTACATTGATAGCATATGTGATAAATTGGATTTTATTGGCATCAACTACTATGGGCAG GAGGTGATATCAGGCTCTGGTCTAAAGCTCGTGGACAATGATGAGTACAGTGAATCTGGTCGTGGTGTTTATCCTGATGGGCTGTTCCGTATCCTGATTCAGTTTAATGAACGATACAAGAGCTTGAATATACCTTTTATAATTACTGAAAATGGAGTTTCTGACGAGATTGATCTGATTTGGAAACCATATATTCTGGAGCACCTGTTAGCCATTTATGCTGCAATCATTATG GGTGTGCCTGTGCTTGGTTATCTATTCTGGACGATGTCAGATAATTGGGAATGGGCAGATGGCTATGGTCCCAAGTTTGGGCTTGTAGCTGTTGGTCGTGCTAACAACCTAGCACGTAAACCTAGGCCTTCATACTATTTATTCTCCAAGGTGATCCCTGATCTCAGCAAATTATTATACA ACTTGTGA
- the LOC136534518 gene encoding uncharacterized protein — MKSGMKSLDSNGRCGSISSHKAQKRMDDYLAAVKRIECANEEDGDGADMEVDGHEVEQQQYLNGKALYDVSSGAPRKHGRLAIANGAVKSSDVRAAGREISVRPSNSVTMQNMSREMEELRRASGRLERENREKDNALQQNKVLVGLVLATGSSHAASESANNGSDVGHTNGDLHAANVDNNQVSDNNGNHASIM; from the exons ATGAAATCTGGCATGAAAAGCCTGGATAGCAATGGTAGATGTGGTTCAATCAGTAGCCACAAAGCACAAAAACGCATG GATGACTACCTTGCTGCTGTTAAGAGGATAGAATGTGCAAACGAAGAGGATGGAGACGGTGCAGACATGGAAGTGGATGGGCATGAGGTTGAGCAACAACAATATTTGAATGGAAAGGCGCTATATGATGTGTCTAGTGGTGCCCCGAGAAAGCATGGGCGTCTTGCCATAGCAAATGGTGCGGTTAAGTCTTCAGATGTCAGGGCAGCCGGAAGGGAAATAAGTGTGCGTCCATCAAATTCAGTGACTATGCAAAACATGTCTCGAGAAATGGAAGAGCTACGTCGTGCAAGTGGAAGGCTGGAACGAGAGAATCGTGAAAAGGACAACGCACTGCAGCAAAACAAAGTCCTTGTAGGCTTGGTACTG GCAACTGGGTCTTCTCATGCTGCCTCAGAATCTGCCAACAATGGTAGTGATGTTGGCCACACCAATGGGGATCTTCATGCTGCAAACGTTGACAACAATCAAGTTTCCGACAACAATGGCAATCATGCATCGATAATGTGA